A genomic window from Gossypium hirsutum isolate 1008001.06 chromosome D10, Gossypium_hirsutum_v2.1, whole genome shotgun sequence includes:
- the LOC107915472 gene encoding uncharacterized mitochondrial protein AtMg00860-like — MSIVSAKNLLVKSVDANLAYIMDSSESRSVADHDEHLRIVLRTLHENKLYAKFSKCEFCLIEVHFLGHVIFIEGIKVDTDKVKAVLDWNTQKNVTKVRSFLGLAGYYRTFVKGFAMLATPLTRLLRKKEKFKWTKACQKSFDNLKAILIEAPILAQPESSVEYTVFTNVSLNRLGCMLMQRGKVVAYASRQLKPHEKNYPTNDLELAVVVLTLMIWRHYLYREKCRMFSNHKSLKYLMM, encoded by the coding sequence ATGTCTATAGTATCTGCCAAAAACTTATTGGTTAAGAGTGTAGATGCTAACTTGGCGTACATTATGGATTCCTCTGAATCAAGAAGCGTGGCTGATCATGATGAGCACTTAAGGATTGTGCTAAGAACTTTACACGAGAACAAGTTGTACGccaaattcagcaaatgtgaattttgcctAATTGAAGTTCATTTCCTTGGtcatgttatttttattgaaGGTATTAAGGTAGATACTGATAAAGTTAAAGCCGTGCTTGATTGGAATACACAAAAGAACGTTACTAAGGTACGCAGCTTCTTGGGtttggcaggttactacagaacgTTTGTAAAAGGATTCGCCATGTTGGCGACACCTCTCACGCGGTTgttaaggaagaaagaaaagttCAAATGGACAAAGGcttgtcagaaaagttttgataatTTGAAAGCTATTCTAATTGAAGCTCCTATCTTAGCCCAACCAGAATCTAGTGTGGAGTATACTGTGTTCACGAATGTATCTCTTAATAGGCTAGGATGTATGCTTATGCAAAGAGGAAAGGTTGTGGCATATGCATCTCGCCAACtcaagccacatgaaaagaattatccaactaATGACTTAGAGCTTGCAGTAGTAGTATTGACACTAatgatttggagacattacctttATAGGGAGAAATGTCGTATGTTTTCAaaccataagagtttaaagtatctgatgatgtag